In the Colletotrichum higginsianum IMI 349063 chromosome 7 map unlocalized unitig_7, whole genome shotgun sequence genome, one interval contains:
- a CDS encoding 3-oxoacyl-acyl-carrier-protein synthase has protein sequence MTYTLYDASVPLLLAGLNTLLGLLTKAEAYAADKAISADDVLGWKLAEDMLPFSVQYYIATDCAVKIVARVQGTEPEALGREFKSIADLRQRVEYTIALVKAADPKTFEARTDALVPLGLGFGQGEMQIRARDYLVAYGMPNFFFHLQTAYSILRAKGIQLGKADYLGPFMNPFVEEYKKQQQQ, from the coding sequence ATGACTTACACCCTCTACGACGCCTccgtccccctcctcctcgcgggACTCAACACCCTGCTCGGCCTTCTCACCAAGGCTGAGGCCTACGCGGCGGACAAGGCCATCAGCGCCGACGATGTGCTCGGCTGGAAGCTTGCCGAGGACATGCTGCCCTTCTCAGTCCAGTACTACATCGCCACCGACTGCGCCGTCAAgatcgtcgcgcgcgtgcAGGGCACCGAGCCCGAAGCGTTGGGCAGGGAGTTCAAGAGCATCGCCGACCTGCGCCAGCGCGTCGAGTACACGATCGCGCtggtcaaggccgccgaccCCAAGACGTTCGAGGCGCGCACCGACGCCCTCGTgcccctcggcctcggcttcggccaggGCGAGATGCAGATCCGCGCCCGCGACTACCTCGTCGCCTACGGCATGCccaacttcttcttccacctcCAGACCGCCTACAGCATCCTGCGCGCCAAGGGCATCCAGCTCGGCAAGGCCGACTACCTCGGCCCCTTCATGAACCCCTTTGTCGAAGAGTacaagaagcagcagcagcagtaa
- a CDS encoding Beta-1,2-D-glucosidase, which produces MCTAWNDASRLATDFVSQLSTAEKVGIVTGNYLTPSLDCVGSIGPIKRLGFHGICLSDGPSGYSRADGVSVFPSGITTAATWDRNLMYLRAVALGEEFREKGSHVHLGPSSGPLGRHARGGRNWEGFGPDPYLAGIAMNASVWGIQSVGVQACSKHYIGNEQETQRSSTVDENGVTTEAISADIDDRTLHELYLWPFANAVKAGTASVMCSYNRVNGNYSCANSEMMSILKDELAFPGYVVSDWSATHDTLGPANAGLDMEMPGNIPLAGPHYFGDSLLYAVGNGSVTMDRLTDMAERVMRPYFLLGQDSDFPSVDPSAGAVFWTYQYGHQIPTPGGLYPAVEARDVRRDHAALIRTLGAAGTVLLKNTNGTLPLKNETNVGVFGNDATYPSKGSVYLDLSQSLGFDMGTLDIGGGSGTVRHTNLVAPFDAIRNHVESMGGRVQAVFDNEELVDDRFRTIYPVPQVCLLFLKSFATEGKDRDSAELQWNATKAVENTAAVCPNTVVVVHGPGVVLMPWADNQNVTAILAAHYPGEQTGNSIVDVLWGAAEPSGRLPYSIPKNESEYGPDIVNLTSPVSDPNEWHSAFTEGQMIDYRHFDQNSIEPLYEFGFGLSYTEFDMDESLAVNVSRGLSAIANASNGIEPGGLSDLWEQVATATIGIKNVGGSKGSAVPQLYLSFPQNTTPEGTPVKVLRGFEKVRLDPGESQTVVFPLARRDLSFWNTKEQRWTIPEGSFQFKAGFSSKDIRAGASIQVLSKTA; this is translated from the exons ATGTGCACAGCTTGGAATGACGCCTCCCGACTGGCCACGGATTTCGTGTCTCAGCTAAGCACCGCCGAGAAAGTGGGCATCGTCACGGGAAACTACCTTACTCCGAGTCTGGACTGCGTCGGCTCAATTGGCCCTATTAAGAGACTTGGATTCCACGGTATTTGCTTGTCAGATGGACCGAGTGGTTATTCGCGAGCAGACGGCGTTAGCGTGTTTCCTTCTGGAATCACCACGGCAGCTACATGGGATAGGAACCTCATGTATTTGCGCGCTGTCGCACTGGGAGAGGAGTTCAGAGAAAAAGGATCACACGTCCATCTAGG ACCGTCTTCAGGGCCTCTGGGCCGTCACGCCCGCGGAGGCCGCAACTGGGAGGGCTTTGGCCCTGACCCTTACCTGGCAGGCATCGCCATGAATGCCTCGGTCTGGGGCATTCAATCTGTCGGCGTACAAGCCTGCTCGAAGCATTACATTGGAAACGAACAAGAAACCCAACGATCCTCCACTGTTGACGAGAACGGGGTAACGACTGAAGCCATCTCTGCCGACATTGACGACCGCACCTTGCACGAGTTGTACCTATGGCCCTTTGCAAATGCTGTAAAGGCTGGGACAGCAAGTGTCATGTGTTCCTACAACCGGGTCAATGGAAATTATTCTTGCGCAAACTCCGAGATGATGTCCATTCTCAAGGACGAGCTGGCTTTTCCAGGCTATGTTGTGTCCGATTGGTCTGCAACTCACGACACGCTGGGCCCCGCTAACGCCGGGCTCGACATGGAGATGCCTGGCAACATCCCCTTGGCTGGACCCCATTATTTTGGCGATTCGCTGCTGTACGCAGTCGGAAACGGTTCCGTGACTATGGACCGTCTTACAGACATGGCCGAAAGAGTCATGAGACCCTACTttcttctcggccaagaCAGCGACTTCCCTTCTGTCGACCCATCTGCCGGCGCTGTGTTTTGGACTTATCAATACGGGCATCAGATTCCAACGCCAGGAGGCCTCTATCCGGCAGTCGAAGCCCGCGACGTCCGCAGAGATCACGCGGCGCTCATCCGGACCTTGGGTGCTGCGGGAACAGTTCTCTTGAAGAACACAAACGGTACTTTGCCTCTGAAAAACGAGACCAACGTCGGTGTTTTCGGAAATGACGCCACTTACCCGTCCAAGGGCTCAGTGTACCTCGACCTCAGCCAGTCTTTGGGTTTCGATATGGGTACTCTCGATATCGGCGGTGGCTCCGGCACCGTTCGGCACACGAACTTGGTGGCACCCTTTGATGCTATTCGGAACCATGTCGAGTCCATGGGTGGGCGAGTACAAGCAGTCTTCGACAATGAGGAGTTGGTTGACGACCGCTTCAGGACAATCTACCCAGTCCCCCAAGTCTGTTTGTTGTTTCTCAAATCGTTCGCTACTGAGGGCAAAGACAGGGATTCCGCCGAACTCCAGTGGAATGCAACAAAGGCTGTTGAAAATACAGCGGCAGTGTGCCCAAACAcagttgtcgtcgtccatggacCTGGCGTTGTTCTTATGCCGTGGGCAGACAACCAGAACGTCACAGCTATTCTTGCAGCGCATTATCCTGGAGAACAGACGGGAAACTCAATTGTCGATGTACTCTGGGGTGCTGCCGAGCCGTCCGGCCGGCTTCCATACTCAATCCCAAAGAACGAGTCAGAGTATGGTCCGGATATCGTCAACTTGACATCGCCAGTATCTGATCCAAACGAATGGCATTCGGCCTTCACTGAGGGACAAATGATTGACTATCGACATTTCGACCAAAACAGCATCGAGCCACTGTACGAGTTTGGCTTCGGGCTATCCTATACAGAGTTCGACATGGACGAAAGTCTAGCCGTTAATGTCAGTCGCGGGTTATCTGCTATTGCAAATGCTTCAAACGGGATCGAACCTGGCGGGTTGAGTGATTTATGGGAACAAGTGGCCACGGCAACGATCGGAATCAAGAACGTGGGAGGCTCGAAGGGCTCCGCCGTGCCTCAGCTTTATCTGTCTTTCCCCCAGAACACAACGCCAGAGGGCACGCCAGTAAAGGTTCTCCGAGGGTTTGAAAAGGTGCGTCTTGATCCTGGAGAGTCGCAGACAGTGGTGTTTCCACTCGCGAGAAGGGATCTCAGCTTTTGGAACACCAAGGAACAGAGGTGGACTATTCCGGAAGGGAGCTTTCAATTCAAGGCCGGATTTAGCTCCAAGGATATCAGGGCTGGTGCTAGTATCCAGGTGCTTTCTAAGACAGCCTAA
- a CDS encoding Rta1 domain-containing protein, with amino-acid sequence MTTDNSTTAEDESSGYVLYHYDPSMAAAVIFVLVFGASAVLHIYQLSRTRTWYFVPFVLGCLFEAVGYVGRAMSASETPDWTLKPYIIQSILILLGPALYAASVYMILGRLILLLEAGEYSLIRPNRLTKVFVLGDVLSFFAQGGGGGMLATAKSPSSVKTGENIIVAGLCIQILFFGFFMIVTIVFHFRHFRHPTPQSYNIQTPWTKLLWVLYASSLLIMVRSLFRVAEYIEGTEGNLQSKEMYIYLLDALLMGIVSVLFNWFHPSRVITKRASGLSTVKSTEILDGGYLMERR; translated from the exons ATGACGACGGACAACAGTACAACAGCTGAGGATGAATCCTCTGGCTACGTTCTTTACCACTATGATCCGTCTATGGCAGCAGCTGTTATCTTTGTCCTTGTGTTTGGAGCATCTGCTGTGCTGCACATCTATCAACTATCTCGAACGCGGACATGGTACTTCGTTCCATTCGTTCTCGGATGTTTAT TTGAAGCAGTTGGATACGTCGGGCGAGCCATGTCAGCATCAGAAACACCCGATTGGACGTTGAAACCTTACATTATCCAATCGATTCTCATCTTGCTTGGACCAGCACTATATGCTGCGTCAGTCTACATGATACTTGGACGATTGAttctcctccttgaagcAGGGGAGTACTCTTTGATCAGGCCAAACCGGCTGACTAAGGTGTTCGTACTGGGCGACGTTTTGTCATTCTTCGCCCAGGGTGGTG GTGGTGGAATGCTTGCCACAGCAAAAAGTCCCAGCTCTGTTAAAACAGGTGAAAACATCATTGTTGCTGGCCTATGCATTCAAATCCTCTTCTTTGGATTTTTCATGATTGTTACCATTGTCTTCCACTTCCGCCACTTTCGCCATCCAACTCCACAGTCCTACAACATCCAAACACCATGGACTAAGCTTCTTTGGGTGTTATATGCCAGCAGCTTACTAATCATGGTGAGGTCTCTGTTCCGGGTTGCTGAGTACATTGAGGGTACTGAGGGGAATCTGCAGTCGAAGGAAATGTACATCTACTTGCTTGATGCGTTACTGATGGGCATTGTGTCGGTGCTGTTCAACTGGTTCCACCCAAGCCGCGTCATAACCAAGCGGGCCAGTGGTTTAAGCACGGTAAAGAGCACAGAAATACTTGACGGCGGATACCTGATGGAAAGAAGGTAG
- a CDS encoding Short chain dehydrogenase reductase family, with product MHPNLLRSSKPREGGSEKGHGDQPSSGAYRGGPSHGSRRKLILCFDGTGNKFRGDDSDSNILKIFRMLDSSSDDQCGLHNVLSKLSMIQGADLRKYLAGIGTYVVSENLTHNGVRAKCKSWYQMAKDSAVGSSFDQHVVGGYRFLMRYYSPGDDIYMFGFSRGAYVARFLAEMLDFVGLLLHGNEEMVSFAWSSFSQWQCRRTNSTAEGKEEREKMYRFLKGFRETFSRPIRRIRFLGLFDTVNSVPRFETAWMQRSKFPYTARSSAKVVRHAVSIDERRAKFRQDLIYQEPKCRSKSKKKEAVERAMARQPFNEKVQEFQEKYRPGRRSTLAPDDAVAAEDRGRRKSRNRSAEEDADHPIPFRSRSRSRSRATDDGSHHSHAEHDASSTHSKPPMEDLTYESDDDEADQDVDEVWFAGGHGDIGGGWDAVAGRKNASHIPLVWMVREAMRAGLSFDVEQLEYLGCVESVAGPSRHSRSTSPMPQEGFGLPEIHVDAPSPPAEAQPESPSGTATEPTDENSEGLTHACTTTAFSEMIRTAQEAEIHDSLDFACGMHPVSVFMWRVMEYLPFRRLDLRPDGSWKPIRWPLPRGEVRDIPDKVRVHGSVIRRMERDEMYRPGNLIVGGGGRGCRFAPKEYGMGEWVCVKGEGDSIDEVWVRKPQDN from the exons ATGCATCCTAACTTACTTCGTTCTTCCAAGCCTCGGGAAGGTGGCTCTGAAAAGGGACATGGTGACCAGCCTAGCAGCGGAGCGTATCGGGGAGGACCAAGCCATGGCTCGCGTCGGAAACTGATACTCTGCTTTGACGGCACCGGCAACAAATTCCGAGGTGACGATAGCGACAGTAACATACTCAAGATTTTCCGCATGCTCGATAGCTCGTCGGATGACCAGT GTGGTTTACACAATGTGCTCTCGAAACTCAGCATGATTCAAGGTGCTGACCTGAGGAAATATCTAGCCGGCATTGGAACCTACGTCGTGTCAGAAAATCTGACGCACAACGGTGTAAGAGCCAAGTGCAAGTCATGGTATCAGATGGCAAAGGATTCGGCGGTCGGCTCTTCGTTCGACCAACATGTCGTGGGCGGGTATCGGTTTCTGATGCGATACTACTCTCCAGGAGACGACATTTACATGTTTGGCTTCTCCCGGGGCGCCTACGTCGCCAGGTTCTTGGCCGAGATGCTAGACTTTGTCGGTTTGCTGTTGCACGGCAACGAGGAAATGGTTAGCTTTGCCTGGAGCTCATTTTCCCAGTGGCAGTGCCGCAGGACCAACTCCACGGCAGAAGGAaaggaggaaagagaaaagatGTACCGATTTCTCAAGGGCTTCCGAGAGACTTTCTCCCGGCCGATACGACGCATCCGTTTCCTGGGGCTTTTCGACACAGTCAACAGCGTCCCTCGTTTCGAGACGGCCTGGATGCAGCGCAGCAAGTTCCCGTACACTGCACGAAGCTCCGCAAAAGTTGTTCGACACGCAGTCAGCATCGACGAGCGTCGAGCCAAGTTTCGGCAGGATCTGATTTACCAAGAACCCAAGTGTCGCAGTaagagcaagaagaaggaggccgtcgaacGGGCCATGGCACGTCAGCCGTTCAATGAGAAAGTACAAGAATTCCAAGAGAAATATCGACCAGGCCGGCGTTCGACTCTGGCTCCCGACGACGCTGTCGCGGCAGAGGACCgtggaaggaggaagagtcGCAATCGAAGCGCGGAGGAGGATGCAGACCATCCTATCCCTTTCCGCAGCCGTTCCAGATCCCGATCCAGGGCAACCGATGACGGCTCACACCATTCTCATGCGGAACACGACGCATCTTCCACCCATTCCAAGCCGCCCATGGAGGATCTGACCTATGAATCAGATGATGACGAAGCCGACCAAGACGTCGATGAAGTATGGTTCGCCGGAGGCCACGGGGACATAGGCGGCGGTTGGGATGCTGTTGCCGGTCGCAAGAACGCCAGCCACATACCTCTTGTCTGGATGGTCCGAGAAGCCATGCGAGCGGGGCTCAGTTTTgacgtcgagcagctcgagtATTTGGGGTGCGTCGAGTCGGTGGCGGGGCCAAGCCGGCACTCCAGATCGACGTCCCCAATGCCGCAGGAAGGTTTCGGCCTCCCCGAGATCCATGTCGAtgctccgtcgccgccggccgaggcTCAGCCTGAATCGCCGAGCGGAACTGCAACGGAACCAACGGACGAGAACTCCGAAGGGTTGACGCACGCCTGCACAACGACGGCCTTCAGCGAGATGATCCGGACAGCCCAAGAGGCCGAGATCCACGACTCGCTCGACTTTGCTTGCGGCATGCACCCGGTCAGCGTCTTCATGTGGAGGGTGATGGAATACCTTCCGTTCCGAAGACTCGACTTGAGGCCGGATGGAAGCTGGAAGCCTATCCGATGGCCGCTGCCACGTGGGGAAGTACGCGACATCCCGGACAAGGTCAGAGTCCACGGTAGTGTCATACGCAGGATGGAAAGAGACGAAATGTACCGGCCAGGAAATCTCAtagtcggcggcggcggcagagggtGCAGATTTGCGCCCAAGGAATACGGTATGGGAGAGTGGGTGTGTGTCAAGGGCGAAGGCGACTCAATTGACGAGGTTTGGGTGCGCAAGCCGCAGGACAACTAA
- a CDS encoding linoleate diol synthase translates to MKSQRNGSLSAPNVEEHEHSTAISSNGVSARDEKRPQPGPSRASARYGSHDVRKSASASLKDASKRPMPTQYGDGTYPKEIIRPTMVQNLRALQAADVKTLVQIIKSKLKREKIQDDKTMIMERTIQIVAKLPHNSRLREQLTNTFIEELWDSLDHPPMLYMGDEFKYRRADGSYNNPMFPQMGAAGGPYARSVKPRIITLGAMPDPGLVFDAVMGRTDYKKHPNNVSSILWYWATIIIHGKYHLPTPVFLVATKQPDLFWTDYRDSSKSKTSAYLDLSPLYGSNQEMQDSIRTFRDGKLKADSFADKRLIGMPPGVCVILIMFNRFHNHVAEHLAVINEGNRFAPPGKGLDEESAAKAWKKYDEDLFQTARLVTSGLYINITLVDYVRNIVNLNRTNTTWTLDPRQEAGISAGTPDGAEAGTGNVNSAEFNLCYRWHSCISDKDDKWIQKFYGKLLGGAKGELSPQELACVFGKFEKSIPDDPGQRTFADYERGEDGKFDDDDLVDCISSSIEDCAGAFGARNVPQVMRPVEIMGILHGRKWNVAGLNEFRKHFSLKPYERFEDINSDPAVAEQLKNLYQHPDYVELYPGLVAEEAKTPLTPGVGIAPTYTISRVVLSDAVCLVRGDRYYTTDYNPRHLTQWGYKEVDYDLDINHGCVFYKLFLRAFPNHFKGNSVYAHYPMVIPSENHQILTDLGRVDQFDFSQPKFTPLRTNIESFGGAKYILENQDRYKVTWDEGLTFLMGEGGSRFMLSGDTDFHAGQRKCMQSLLYSDGWDSHVKHFYAEITAQLLAEKSYKLAGQTHVDIIRDVGNLAHVHFASRVFNLPLKTHQNPKGLITEQEMYQMLAAIFVCVFFDIDPAKSFPLRQKAKEAATMLGKLIETNVKITTKVGFRGLFTGSADKTDPLASYGTNLIKGLSKAGLSAYDIAWSQILPTAGAMVPNQAQVFAQAVDYYLSPPGAAHLEQIHETALSPSTKESDALLLGYAMEGIRLAGTFGSYREATQDDVIVEDDGREVPVRRGDRVFVSFVSAAKDPENFPRPEEVNPLRPLDSYIHYGLGPHACLGRAASQVALTEMFRTLFRKKNLRRVPGPQGILKKVPRPGGFFVYMKEDWGQIWPFPVSMKVMWDEE, encoded by the exons ATGAAATCCCAGCGGAACGGAAGCCTCTCGGCCCCTAATGTTGAGGAGCATGAGCATAGCACTGCCATCTCCAGCAACGGGGTCTCGGCGAGAGATGAGAAGCGGCCACAACCTGGGCCAAGCCGCGCATCGGCACGATATGGCTCCCACGATGTCCGCAAAAGCGCATCGGCAAGCCTGAAGGATGCGTCCAAGAGGCCAATGCCCACACAGTATGGTGATGGGACGTATCCAAAAGAGATTATTCGACCGACGATGGTTCAGAATCTTCGAGCCCTGCAGGCGGCCG ATGTCAAGACACTTGTTCAAATCATCAAATCAAAGCTCAAGAGGGAAAAGATCCAGGACGACAAGACGATGATCATGGAGCGCACCATCCAAATTGTGGCAAAACTCCCGCACAACTCACGTCTCCGCGAGCAGTTGACCAACACCTTCATTGAAGAGCTTTGGGACTCTCTTGACCACCCGCCCATGCTCTACATGGGCGACGAGTTCAAGTACCGGCGTGCCGACGGATCCTACAAT AACCCAATGTTCCCTCAGATGGGAGCTGCCGGCGGGCCATATGCCAGATCGGTCAAGCCTAGGATCATCACGTTGGGTGCCATGCCCGATCCTGGACTGGTATTTGATGCTGTCATGGGCCGGACAGATTACAAGAAGCATCCAAACAATGTTTCAAGCATTTTGTGGTATTGGGCCACCATCATCATTCACGGCAAGTACCATCTTCCCACGCCTGTTTTTCTGGTGGCCACGAAGCAACCTG ACCTGTTTTGGACCGACTACAGAGACAGTAGCAAGTCTAAGACGTCGGCTTATCTCGATCTTTCCCCGTTGTACGGCAGCAACCAGGAGATGCAAGACTCCATCAGGACATTCCGGGATGGTAAGCTCAAGGCTGACAGCTTTGCCGACAAGCGGCTCATCGGCATGCCACCGGGAGTTTGTGTTATCCTCATCATGTTCAACCGGTTCCACAACCACGTCGCGGAGCACCTGGCTGTCATCAACGAGGGCAACCGGTTCGCGCCACCAGGCAAAGGTCTCGACGAAGAGAGTGCCGCCAAAGCCTGGAAGAAGTATGACGAAGACCTGTTCCAGACGGCGCGGCTCGTGACTTCGGGCCTGTACATCAACATCACACTGGTGGACTACGTCCGGAACATTGTCAACCTCAACCGCACCAACACGACATGGACGCTCGACCCGCGCCAGGAGGCCGGTATCAGCGCCGGCACTCCCGACGGAGCGGAAGCGGGTACGGGCAATGTCAACTCGGCAGAGTTTAATCTCTGCTACCGGTGGCATTCGTGCATCTCGGACAAGGACGACAAATGGATCCAGAAGTTCTACGGAAAGTTACTGGGCGGCGCCAAAGGCGAGCTGTCACCCCAGGAGCTGGCCTGCGTCTTTGGAAAGTTTGAGAAGTCGATTCCCGACGACCCCGGGCAGCGTACGTTTGCCGACTACGAGCGGGGGGAGGACGGCAAGttcgacgatgacgacctcgtcgactgCATCAGCTCGTCCATCGAAGACTGCGCCGGCGCTTTTGGGGCGCGCAACGTCCCTCAGGTCATGCGGCCCGTGGAGATCATGGGCATCCTGCACGGCAGGAAATGGAACGTCGCAGGCCTCAATGAATTTCGAAAACATTTCAGTCTGAAGCCCTACGAGCGGTTCGAGGACATCAACTCGGACCCGGCCGTGGCGGAGCAGCTAAAGAATCTCTACCAACACCCGGACTATGTCGAGCTCTACCCCGGGCTCGTCGCCGAAGAGGCGAAGACGCCGCTGAcccccggcgtcggcatcgcgcCCACGTACACCATCTCACGCGTCGTCCTGTCCGACGCAGTATGCCTCGTCCGGGGTGACAGATACTACACGACGGACTACAACCCTCGGCACCTAACGCAATGGGGTTATAAGGAGGTTGACTATGACCTCGACATCAACCACGGCTGTGTCTTTTACAAACTGTTCCTGAGGGCCTTCCCCAACCACTTCAAGGGGAACTCGGTGTACGCACACTACCCGATGGTCATCCCGAGCGAGAACCACCAGATCCTCACCGACCTGGGGCGTGTCGACCAGTTTGACTTCTCGCAGCCCAAGTTCACTCCTCTGCGGACCAACATCGAATCGTTCGGGGGCGCCAAGTACATCCTGGAGAACCAGGACCGGTACAAGGTGACATGGGACGAAGGGCTCACGTTCCTcatgggcgagggcggcagccGCTTCATGCTGTCCGGGGATACCGACTTCCACGCGGGCCAGAGGAAGTGCATGCAATCGTTGCTCTACAGTGACGGCTGGGACTCCCACGTGAAGCACTTCTACGCAGAGATCACGGCGCAgctgctcgccgagaagTCGTACAAGCTCGCTGGGCAAACGCATGTCGACATTATCCGTGACGTGGGCAACCTCGCCCACGTCCACTTCGCTTCGAGGGTGTTCAACCTGCCTCTCAAGACACACCAGAACCCCAAGGGCTTGATCACGGAGCAGGAGATGTACCAGATGCTGGCGGCCATCTTTGTGTGCGTCTTTTTCGACATTGACCCGGCCAAGTCGTTCCCGCTCCGCCAGAAAgcgaaggaggcggcgacgatgctcGGGAAGCTGATTGAGACCAACGTGAAAATCACGACAAAGGTTGGCTTCCGCGGGCTCTTCACCGGCTCAGCGGACAAGACGGACCCCCTCGCCTCGTACGGGACCAACCTGATCAAGGGCCTTTCCAAGGCCGGGCTAAGCGCCTACGACATTGCGTGGAGCCAGATCTTGCCTACGGCCGGGGCCATGGTGCCGAACCAAGCACAGGTG TTTGCCCAGGCGGTCGACTACTATCTCTCGCCTcccggcgccgcccaccTCGAGCAGATTCACGAGACCGCCTTGTCTCCGTCCACGAAGGAGAGCGATGCTCTGCTTCTCGGATACGCCATGGAAGGTATCCGACTTGCGGGCACCTTTGGTTCCTACCGCGAGGCGACGCAAGACGACGTTatcgtcgaggatgacggtCGCGAGGTCCCCGTGAGACGAGGCGATAGGGTCTTTGTCAGTTTC GTCTCTGCCGCCAAGGATCCCGAGAACTTCCCGCGGCCGGAGGAAGTCAACCCCCTCAGGCCCCTGGATTCGTACATCCACTACGGTCTCGGCCCGCACGCCTGCCTCGGCCGCGCTGCGAGCCAGGTGGCGCTCACCGAGATGTTCAGGACGCTCTTCCGGAAGAAGAACCTTCGACGGGTTCCTGGACCACAGGGCATCTTGAAGAAAGTGCCGCGGCCGGGTGGTTTCTTTGTGTACATGAAGGAGGACTGGGGCCAGATCTGGCCGTTCCCCGTGAGCATGAAGGTGATGTGGGATGAAGAATAG